A part of Cotesia glomerata isolate CgM1 linkage group LG4, MPM_Cglom_v2.3, whole genome shotgun sequence genomic DNA contains:
- the LOC123262785 gene encoding lutropin-choriogonadotropic hormone receptor isoform X1, with product MYKLFWINQIIVYSIFFGFLPIVFNSEIYNRNYEQRCTVTNNGKELNCQGIGLQSVEEAFESHISSSTISNITKINFNHNSITYIPATVLNSMTSIEIIFLRRNQIKGINHDGFKNLPNLKVLELDDNCLTEIPKVIKHLHNLEDLSLSNNKIKQLDSNAFSGNPNITSIDLRGNPIKKIHFRTFQNHVKLRKLILSNNKELMHFPSLNGTQSLEILRLDRASLTSLSDHLCVQSPNLKSLNLESNFLTTIPHLKDCRNLRVLNLVNNKITEITGNKFTTLNLLHDLLLSRNGIKTIPSNAFNGLKNLQVLDLQSNEIEYIDPDAFSSCQNLKDLNLGNNMFPTLPITGLQNLRHLKTFNNPKLEEFPSTESFPSIKTMVLSYAYHCCAFLSMNKNELIERIPIRESIIFPTDNSLDASLWNSSLLNVWIQLQKLSRKNNSGINNYLNNLAVNFTEHNGTFSNDDNFLDTQNEMLATPTGETYSVKCLPRPGPFLPCRDLFDWWTLRCGVWIVFLLAMLGNGTVVFVIVFSRSKMDVPRFLVCNLAAADFFMGIYLGLLAVIDASTLGEFRKYAIPWQMSVGCQLAGFLGVLSSELSVYTLSVITLERNYAITHAIHLNKRLSLKNAGYIMIIGWIFSLSMAILPLLGVSDYRKFAICLPFEIDGTASLSYLVFLMLINGVAFLILMGCYLRMYCAIRGSQAWNSNDSRIAKRMALLVFTDFLCWSPIAFFSLTAMFGLRLVSLEQAKVFAVFILPFNSCCNPFLYAIMTKQFKKDCVLICKAIEESRVTRGIGRCRHSSNFSNRQTPFNTNSIVDRSSREHQTLCVCNSRHAIVNNSKRWCGLEIIWSCGKGKHQRRSRADQYAYRIAEIQQKQHKRACSMSSSENFSSSRSDSWRQANHCSIPLRFIDSKKHGSLWLIARKSSHDSNLSSSRNDSSSSGITASTSTWKISRSSTYSDIGTPKLARPKPRLIRQSAIQEPDSLFSPSRLAVRLLATIPSSADTNEQLAINNDEKFEDNQGEVKIDEKSVCIK from the exons aaatttcaATCACAACAGTATCACATACATCCCTGCCACGGTTTTGAATTCAATGACAAGCATTGAAATCAT ttttttaagaagaaatcAAATAAAAGGAATAAATCATGACGGATTCAAAAATCTTCCAAATCTAAAAGTCTT ggAGTTGGATGACAACTGCCTCACAGAAATTCCAAAGGTTATTAAACATCTGCATAATTTAGAAGACTT atctctatcgaataataaaattaagcagCTTGATTCCAATGCATTTAGTGGTAATCCCAATATTACCTCGATAGACTTACGAGGGAatcctattaaaaaaattcattttcgaACATTTCAAAACCATGTGAAGTTACGAAAGTT aATTCTATCAAACAACAAAGAATTGATGCATTTTCCGAGTTTGAACGGCACACAATCCTTGGAAATATTGAGATTAGATCGTGCATCTCTTACGAGTCTTTCTGATCATCTTTGCGTTCAATCCCcgaatttaaaaagttt AAATCTTGAATCTAATTTTCTAACAACAATTCCACACCTGAAGGATTGCCGGAATTTACGAGTTtt AAATTTagtcaataacaaaataactgaaataactgGGAACAAGTTTACaacattaaatttacttcATGATTTACTGCTGTCGAGAAATGGAATTAAAACTATACCATCTAATGCATTTAACGgattaaaaaatcttcaagtttT AGACTTGCAGAGTAATGAAATCGAATATATTGATCCAGATGCCTTCAGCAGTTGCCAAAATCTAAAAGACTT AAATCTGGGAAATAATATGTTTCCTACACTGCCAATTACTGGCCTTCAAAATTTGAGgcatttaaaaacatttaacaATCCTAAATTAGAAGAATTTCCATCTACAGAATCGTTTCCTAGTATAAAAACGATGGTTTTATCATATGCTTATCACTGCTGTGCTTTTTTATCAATGAACAAGAATGAATTAATTGAAAGAATTCCAATCCGTGAATCAATTATTTTCCCTACTGATAATTCACTTGACGCTTCACTTTGGAATTCTAGCTTACTCAACGTTTGGATTCAATTGC AGAAGCTAAGCAGGAAGAACAACAGTGGTATCAATAactatttgaataatttgGCTGTAAATTTTACGGAACACAATGGAACTTTTTCAaatgatgataattttttagacacCCAAAATGAAATGCTAGCTACACCTACTGGAGAAACATATTCTGTGAAATGTTTACCTCGACCAG GTCCATTCTTGCCATGCAGAGACTTGTTCGATTGGTGGACATTGCGCTGCGGTGTGTGGATAGTTTTTTTACTAGCAATGCTAGGGAACGGAACTGTCGTTTTTGTGATAGTTTTTTCCAGAAGTAAAATGGATGTTCCAAGATTTTTAGTTTGTAATCTTGCTGCTGCAGATTTCTTCATGGGAATATATTTAG gCCTTCTAGCAGTTATAGATGCATCTACATTAGGAGAGTTTCGAAAGTATGCAATACCATGGCAAATGTCTGTTGGTTGTCAACTTGCTGGATTTTTAGGCGTATTAAGCTCCGAATTAAGTGTTTACACATTATCAGTAATTACACTAGAGCGTAACTATGCAATAACACACGCGATTCATCTAAACAAACGGCTGTCTTTGAAAAATGCTGGTTATATAATGATTATTGGGTGGatattttcattatcaatGGCTATTCTTCCTCTTTTGGGTGTATCTGATTATCGTAAATTTGCCATTTGCTTACCGTTTGAAATAGATGGAACAGCCTCATTATCCTACTTGGTATTTTTGATGCTAATTAATGGGGTagcgtttttaattttaatgggATGCTATTTAAGAATGTATTGTGCAATTCGTGGATCTCAGGCATGGAATTCAAATGATTCAAGAATAGCCAAACGAATGGCATTATTGGTATTTACAGATTTTTTGTGCTGGTCACCGATTGCGTTTTTCTCGCTCACTGCCATGTTTGGACTGAGATTAGTGTCATTAGAACAAGCGAAAGTTTTCGCTGTTTTTATACTGCCATTTAATTCATGCTGCAATCCATTTTTATACGCAATAATgacaaaacaatttaaaaaagattgcGTGCTAATATGTAAAGCCATTGAAGAATCCCGAGTTACTCGAGGAATTGGTAGGTGCCGTCATAGTTCTAACTTCAGCAACCGCCAAACTCCATTCAACACCAATAGTATTGTAGATCGATCATCTCGAGAGCATCAGACTCTATGTGTGTGCAATTCACGGCACGCGATCGTAAACAATTCAAAACGATGGTGtggattagaaataatttggTCATGTGGCAAAGGTAAACACCAGCGGCGAAGTAGAGCTGATCAATATGCTTACCGTATAGCCGAAATACAGCAAAAGCAACATAAAAGAGCATGCTCGATGTCTTCAAGTGAAAATTTCTCATCATCACGATCCGATTCTTGGAGACAAGCTAATCATTGTAGCATTCCATTGAGATTTATAGACTCGAAAAAACACGGATCGTTATGGCTAATAGCACGTAAATCATCCCATGACTCTAATTTAAGCTCATCAAGAAACGATTCATCCAGCTCAGGTATTACTGCCAGTACTAGCACCTGGAAAATTTCAAGGTCGAGTACATATTCAGATATTGGAACTCCAAAACTTGCTCGACCTAAACCGAGGTTGATACGGCAATCGGCTATTCAAGAGCCAGATTCTCTTTTTAGTCCTTCTCGACTTGCAGTAAGACTTCTCGCCACTATTCCATCTTCTGCTGATACAAATGAACaattagcaataaataatgatgaaaAGTTTGAAGATAATCAAGGTGAAGTTAAGATTGATGAAAAATCTGTATGTATTAAAtga
- the LOC123262785 gene encoding lutropin-choriogonadotropic hormone receptor isoform X2: MHFPSLNGTQSLEILRLDRASLTSLSDHLCVQSPNLKSLNLESNFLTTIPHLKDCRNLRVLNLVNNKITEITGNKFTTLNLLHDLLLSRNGIKTIPSNAFNGLKNLQVLDLQSNEIEYIDPDAFSSCQNLKDLNLGNNMFPTLPITGLQNLRHLKTFNNPKLEEFPSTESFPSIKTMVLSYAYHCCAFLSMNKNELIERIPIRESIIFPTDNSLDASLWNSSLLNVWIQLQKLSRKNNSGINNYLNNLAVNFTEHNGTFSNDDNFLDTQNEMLATPTGETYSVKCLPRPGPFLPCRDLFDWWTLRCGVWIVFLLAMLGNGTVVFVIVFSRSKMDVPRFLVCNLAAADFFMGIYLGLLAVIDASTLGEFRKYAIPWQMSVGCQLAGFLGVLSSELSVYTLSVITLERNYAITHAIHLNKRLSLKNAGYIMIIGWIFSLSMAILPLLGVSDYRKFAICLPFEIDGTASLSYLVFLMLINGVAFLILMGCYLRMYCAIRGSQAWNSNDSRIAKRMALLVFTDFLCWSPIAFFSLTAMFGLRLVSLEQAKVFAVFILPFNSCCNPFLYAIMTKQFKKDCVLICKAIEESRVTRGIGRCRHSSNFSNRQTPFNTNSIVDRSSREHQTLCVCNSRHAIVNNSKRWCGLEIIWSCGKGKHQRRSRADQYAYRIAEIQQKQHKRACSMSSSENFSSSRSDSWRQANHCSIPLRFIDSKKHGSLWLIARKSSHDSNLSSSRNDSSSSGITASTSTWKISRSSTYSDIGTPKLARPKPRLIRQSAIQEPDSLFSPSRLAVRLLATIPSSADTNEQLAINNDEKFEDNQGEVKIDEKSVCIK; this comes from the exons ATGCATTTTCCGAGTTTGAACGGCACACAATCCTTGGAAATATTGAGATTAGATCGTGCATCTCTTACGAGTCTTTCTGATCATCTTTGCGTTCAATCCCcgaatttaaaaagttt AAATCTTGAATCTAATTTTCTAACAACAATTCCACACCTGAAGGATTGCCGGAATTTACGAGTTtt AAATTTagtcaataacaaaataactgaaataactgGGAACAAGTTTACaacattaaatttacttcATGATTTACTGCTGTCGAGAAATGGAATTAAAACTATACCATCTAATGCATTTAACGgattaaaaaatcttcaagtttT AGACTTGCAGAGTAATGAAATCGAATATATTGATCCAGATGCCTTCAGCAGTTGCCAAAATCTAAAAGACTT AAATCTGGGAAATAATATGTTTCCTACACTGCCAATTACTGGCCTTCAAAATTTGAGgcatttaaaaacatttaacaATCCTAAATTAGAAGAATTTCCATCTACAGAATCGTTTCCTAGTATAAAAACGATGGTTTTATCATATGCTTATCACTGCTGTGCTTTTTTATCAATGAACAAGAATGAATTAATTGAAAGAATTCCAATCCGTGAATCAATTATTTTCCCTACTGATAATTCACTTGACGCTTCACTTTGGAATTCTAGCTTACTCAACGTTTGGATTCAATTGC AGAAGCTAAGCAGGAAGAACAACAGTGGTATCAATAactatttgaataatttgGCTGTAAATTTTACGGAACACAATGGAACTTTTTCAaatgatgataattttttagacacCCAAAATGAAATGCTAGCTACACCTACTGGAGAAACATATTCTGTGAAATGTTTACCTCGACCAG GTCCATTCTTGCCATGCAGAGACTTGTTCGATTGGTGGACATTGCGCTGCGGTGTGTGGATAGTTTTTTTACTAGCAATGCTAGGGAACGGAACTGTCGTTTTTGTGATAGTTTTTTCCAGAAGTAAAATGGATGTTCCAAGATTTTTAGTTTGTAATCTTGCTGCTGCAGATTTCTTCATGGGAATATATTTAG gCCTTCTAGCAGTTATAGATGCATCTACATTAGGAGAGTTTCGAAAGTATGCAATACCATGGCAAATGTCTGTTGGTTGTCAACTTGCTGGATTTTTAGGCGTATTAAGCTCCGAATTAAGTGTTTACACATTATCAGTAATTACACTAGAGCGTAACTATGCAATAACACACGCGATTCATCTAAACAAACGGCTGTCTTTGAAAAATGCTGGTTATATAATGATTATTGGGTGGatattttcattatcaatGGCTATTCTTCCTCTTTTGGGTGTATCTGATTATCGTAAATTTGCCATTTGCTTACCGTTTGAAATAGATGGAACAGCCTCATTATCCTACTTGGTATTTTTGATGCTAATTAATGGGGTagcgtttttaattttaatgggATGCTATTTAAGAATGTATTGTGCAATTCGTGGATCTCAGGCATGGAATTCAAATGATTCAAGAATAGCCAAACGAATGGCATTATTGGTATTTACAGATTTTTTGTGCTGGTCACCGATTGCGTTTTTCTCGCTCACTGCCATGTTTGGACTGAGATTAGTGTCATTAGAACAAGCGAAAGTTTTCGCTGTTTTTATACTGCCATTTAATTCATGCTGCAATCCATTTTTATACGCAATAATgacaaaacaatttaaaaaagattgcGTGCTAATATGTAAAGCCATTGAAGAATCCCGAGTTACTCGAGGAATTGGTAGGTGCCGTCATAGTTCTAACTTCAGCAACCGCCAAACTCCATTCAACACCAATAGTATTGTAGATCGATCATCTCGAGAGCATCAGACTCTATGTGTGTGCAATTCACGGCACGCGATCGTAAACAATTCAAAACGATGGTGtggattagaaataatttggTCATGTGGCAAAGGTAAACACCAGCGGCGAAGTAGAGCTGATCAATATGCTTACCGTATAGCCGAAATACAGCAAAAGCAACATAAAAGAGCATGCTCGATGTCTTCAAGTGAAAATTTCTCATCATCACGATCCGATTCTTGGAGACAAGCTAATCATTGTAGCATTCCATTGAGATTTATAGACTCGAAAAAACACGGATCGTTATGGCTAATAGCACGTAAATCATCCCATGACTCTAATTTAAGCTCATCAAGAAACGATTCATCCAGCTCAGGTATTACTGCCAGTACTAGCACCTGGAAAATTTCAAGGTCGAGTACATATTCAGATATTGGAACTCCAAAACTTGCTCGACCTAAACCGAGGTTGATACGGCAATCGGCTATTCAAGAGCCAGATTCTCTTTTTAGTCCTTCTCGACTTGCAGTAAGACTTCTCGCCACTATTCCATCTTCTGCTGATACAAATGAACaattagcaataaataatgatgaaaAGTTTGAAGATAATCAAGGTGAAGTTAAGATTGATGAAAAATCTGTATGTATTAAAtga